The genomic interval AAAACCACTTGCAGGTACTACATTTTCTGTAGCTAATCTGTTTGAAATGATACTTCTATAATTTCTTAAATTCTGAAATAAAACATCTCCGTTTGTAAATGCAGTAGAAATCATAGAGTAACTGGTACTAAAGTTTCCTGTTTCAAAGAAAGGAGTATTTTCAAATTCATTGCTGCCAGATACAAGGTCTAGTTGCTGAGAGAGATCTCTTGTTTGTATTTTATTACCTCTAACATCTATATTTAAATCCTTAATTGGTTTTAGTGTAAATGTGTAATCTAATTTATTGTAATGTGTTTTGCTGTAAGTTTTACTGTAATATTCTTCTCCATTGTTTCTAGATACAAACCAACCTTGTTCTAAAGCTTTATTTCTAATATCTACTTGGCTACCAAAAGCGAAAGAGGTAGGAGCACCGCCTAAAAAACCAACATCTTCTGTATACCCTGGTAATAATTGACCGTTGTTTTCTGAATAACTTATTTTACCTTGTTTTACAGAAGTTAGAACATCGTAAGTACCTTTTAAGATCTTTTTACCGATAGATAATTTTTTGTTTTGCTTAACTCTTCCTGGAGTTCTTGGTAAACTTGCACCTTGATCTCCTTTTGCACTTTTACGTTGATTTTTAGTCAATAATAATTTTTCGAAACCAAGCCCTTTGTAAAAAGCATCAAAATTAATAGTGGTATTTAAATTGTGCGTATTTGCATTTTGTATGGTGTTTCCTATTAAGTTTACAGAAGCTACATCTACACCATTAACGTCTATGGTACTTTGTGGCGCCGCTTGCCAATCAAAATCTGCTGTATATGCATAATCTGCTTTTATAAACTTTAAAAAAGGAATTTTATCTATTGGTAAATTATATGTTCCGTTTAATGCTTGATGGTAATGATTGGCTCTTCCTGTATTAAAGAAGTCATCAAAAACTTGTATTTCATCATCGCTACCAAAAGTATCGTAAATATAGCTGTTGGTGGCATTAAAGTTTACTTGTAACGATTTTGTTAAATCGAAACCAATAGTATAATCCCAATCAAATAAATATCTACGCTGTTTTAACTCTGGTTGTTCTGATAAACCAGACACTAAATTTCTAGATTGTTGTTCATTATAATATCTGTTGATACTAGAATTAATTGCAAAAGTTTTAGGAATTGGATTAAAATTAAAGTCCTTTAAAAGTTGCCAATATTTATTTCTAAAAATAGAATCATTATTTTTAAATGGTTCTAATGGTTTAGAATCGAAACTAAAATTATAAGATGCAGAAGCTCTTACACTTTCGTTAATTCTTTTTTTAATGTTGTAATTTCTTTGAAATTCTTTGTTATGAGCATAAGAAACAGCTACGTTTTCTACGTCATAAAACTTAGGTTTTTTTGTAGAATTAGGGTTTCTATTCTTCTTAACGTTAGTAAAGCTAATGCTTGTTCTTTTGGTATAATCTCTAGAAAATTCACTATTTTCATTTTCACCTAAAGCATCTGCTAATTCTACGTCTTGAAACTGAGGATCGTATTTTGGGTCTATATAAACCTCACCAATACTATAACTCATTGGTAATTGAATTCCCCATTTTTTAGGAGTTAATACTTTACCTAAATTTATAGTAGTAGCAACATCATATTGTTTTGTTTCATCTAAACTACGTTGTCCTACTCTGTCTTCTACATTACCAAAACCAATGGTAGACATACTACCTGATAAAGATATATTTGCTACATCGGCAAAATTTGCATCGGCATTTAGTACAGCTGCCCATCCACCTTCATTATCAAAACCAGAAGAACGTAACTCATTAAACCAAACCTCACCACTAATTGGTGATGTTGTTTTGTTTTTTACTCCTAAAATAATTGTTTTTAATTCTGCTAACGTTGGGTTTCCTTTTACGGAAATTGTATACGGTATTTCGGCATCTTGCTCAATAGAAGTATAGATATCTGTAATGGCAACACCAGCTCTGTCTCTTTCTAATTTTACCAATCCAAAAGTTTCTAGAAAAGCATCTAAATTATTTGCTTCTGGCCAAAGATCTAAAGCAGAAGTACCATTTTGAGATACTTTTAAAGGGAGTTCTATTTGATAAAAGTTATCATCTAAATCCGTACCTAACCTTATAACTGCAGAAAAATCATTGTCATTTATGGCAAGTGCTCCTTCATTTTTCTGAAGGTGCATAAACATTTTTAAATTCTTAAATCGTCTTAAATCAATGCTTATGTTTTTATAAATGGCTCTGGTTTCGTTTGCAGGTAAATTATTTACTTTTAAGGTAACAGATTGTTCATTTTGTAATTGTACGCTAGTACTACCTTGTAATTGCTCTCTTTCTATTCCTGGAGGCTGAATGTAGCTTCCTTCATTTTGTTCTATACTTACAACACCAACTTCAAAATCTTTTAATTCATTTTCATCTAAATCTTCTGGTGTAGAAATAGATTCGTCTAATGTTTTTGTATAACGTCTCCAATCTCCACGTACCAAATCTAACTCTCCAAAACGAAGTACTACCGGTATTTTAAAATTAGTTAAAAACATTCTCATAAAACGAATACTATTAAAATCTGAAATACCATTTACAGGTGTTCCGCTTCTAATAGGTACTCTAAATTGATACCAAGTTGTTGTTTGGTTTGCTCCGTTTTCTAAAGTTACATCTGTTGTTTTTTTATCAACAATAAAATTCTTACCAACAACCAAATCATTTCTATTCATAGAAACTTTATACTCGTAGTAACTTTCTACGGTATTCATGGTCTGATCTTTATTAATATCCTCTACATCTGGATAGGTTGTAGAGGAGGTAGGGTAGCTTTCTGTAGATTGATTTAAGGTTGGAGAATTTCCTTGTGTATTGTTATAATCTTTATATCTAGTAATTATAGAAGCACGATTTGCGTCTAACTCACTCCCTCTAAAATATTGAAAATTATCTGATGCAGGATCATTAGGGTTTAATTTACTAAAGTTAGGAAGGGTTGTGCTGTACTTCGCAAATTCTTCAGCATCATTTAAACCATTATATCCAAGATCTTGATTTGCTCTAGACTCATCATTTTCATCAAAAGCATAAATTATAGAGGAGTTTGTTGGTACTTTACCCCAAGTTGTTTCTACGGTATTTATTTCTCCACCAGTTTCTGGTAAACCGTTTTCAAACATTTTACGACTATCTTTTAAGATGTCTTCAGAAACATTACCTAAGTTTAAGTATAAATTTCCAATTTGGTTTGATGGATCTTCCGGATTCATGCCTATAGGTAAACCTTCTGTTTCAGTAATTGAATAATTTTCATAAGGATCCATTACCCAAAACTGCACATATTCAACATTTGCTTGATCAAAATTGTTGGTTGTTAAAGCTCTCATAACTCCTGCCCATCTATTTTGTGGGTCAGAGAAAGTTCCGTCTGCTTTTACGTTAATACCGGTATCAAAATTATAAGAACCTCTTTCTGATGGGAAATAAGCTAAATCTAAAGTTCTTATTACTGAGTTCTGTGTAATATCTAACTGCACATTAGGGAATAATTCCCTATAATTAATCTGTCTAGTTTCTGCTCTAGAAAGTTCTGCAGCATTAATATTTGGAGGTGTATCTCCAGCACCGTAAAAAATTTGGTCTACATTATACCATGCCAATTTACCTCTTTGATAATTGTAAGATAAATCTTCTTGATCTCCATTAAAACCTGCGAAAAATTTTGGGGTACTTGCTTCATGCCAATCTAATGGCGATAAGATACTAATAGGTATTTGAGAAGCTTCAAAATCATCTATATAAGAAGTTGCAGCACCTGCCACATCAATGCCACTTGGCGTTCCTGGAAGCAAATATGCCATATCTGCTCTAACCGATAAATTAGAAGGCACATCTGTGTCTACAAAGGGTAATTTATTTGCCAATTTTGTAAAATAAGGTACTTCTGTTGTGTAATCTATATTTGCCCCAAACATGGTATTGTTTATTGGGTCTGAACCAAAATTTACTTTAGGAGTAATAGGCTTTTCATTTACATTTAAAATGGTTGCTCCAATAATAAATTTATCTGAAAATTTATGTTCAACATCTACTCCCATAAATGTTTTTTGTTGTTGATTAAACACCGCGTTGTTTTCTGTAGAAACACTTATTGGCGTTCCGGAAGCTTGCAAGCCACTGTCTATAATTTGTACACGACCTGCTTGGTAATCTACTACATAATCTACCCCTTCTACCAATTGTCTTCCACCTGCGGTTACTGTAACAGATCCTCTAGGTACATTAAAAGCTCCAATTGGTATTCCTCCAGAATTTTCTGATTTAAAATATCCTTTTAAATAGTATTTATCTTTATTTTGATAGTTGTTTTGCGCGTTTACTTTTGTATTTAAATAGAGTTCTTTAAATAAATAGTTATTGTCTACAGTTTCATCTAAACCAACATCATTGGTGTTCTGTTGTACCAAATCATTTCCAAAAGGTTCTGGTTCTGGGAAAAAGATAAATCCTTTTTGAGAATTAACAGTAATGCCTTCTACAAAATCAAAATATCCATCTGGAGTTCTATATTGACTTTGGTCTAATTGATCTAATTTAAAAACTTGTATTAATGGTAAATTGGTAATACCTGCAGTATTTGCATTTTGTAAAACATTAGATGAAATACCTGTTTGATCATCTCTATATTGAATTTCAAAATAGAAACCATCCTGCGATAATGGATAGGCACCTAAAGCATAGACGTTTTTCATCATTAAACGCCAAGTAGGAAAAGCTTCATCTTCACCTGTGTTTATGTTTGCACGTTTTGTTTTTAAAATCTCACTACGTAATAATTTTACTGCTAAAGTTTGTGGAGATTGAATACCATCATTAGAAAATTCACCCACTTTAAAAGAAGTTTCTGTGCTGCCACTAATTCCTCCTGCAACAGTATATTCATAAGCAACAGCTAAAACTTCACCATCATTTAACCTACTATTTAAAGATATAAAACCTAATTGAGAGTTTAAGGTAAACTCACTAGTGTTCAATTTTCTTGCATTTTCTAACACAGAATAATCTGTACCCTCACTCATATTATAAGGTTGTAAGGTACTATTTATGGTAGAAATACTTCTAATACCACTAGTTGTAGTAAGTAAATTAGATAAATTATTAGATTCGTTTGTTGGTATATTTCCTCCGGTTGTTGTTGGCGGACTTGTAGGTTGTACTGCTCCTGTTTGGTTTACTAAAACATCGGTATCAGACTCACCAATATCTGCTAAAGCTACAATACTTCTGTAATCTTCTGTGCTAGAACTTGTGTTGGTTACCCAAACTTCTACCCTTGTAATATTAATTTGGCTATTAATTAAAGGATAATTTTTAAGAGAATTTGCGTAGTTGTCTATAAAATATTGCGATAAGAAAAAGTGACGGTCATTATCGTAATCTGTAGCCTTTAATTGAAACTCTTGTATAGAAGCACCACCTTCTGAAACTGTTGTTGTACTTTCTGAGTTTTGCTGTGAGAAAACAGCAGTTATATTTGTGTTACCAAATTTTAACTGTGTTTTTACACCGAATAGACTTTGTGCCCCATTAATTAATGAGTTTTTAATGGGCATAGAAATATTACCAGCTTCTATTCCTTGTAAAATATCATCTTCTGTTGGCTCGTAACCAATTTTTACTAAATTCTGAAAATCGAAAGTAGATTGTGTGTCGTAATTTGCTGTAAAATCTAAACGTGTACCTACTTGTGCACGAATACTTGCGTTAATTTGTTGGTCAAAATCAAAGGTAAAACTGCTTCTGTTTTCTTCGGATAATTGCGGGTTTTCTGTATTCTGATAAATAAAACCTAGCTTTAAATTTAAGCTTCCGGTAGGTGTTACTTTAATTTCACTTCCTCCAAAAATAGTTTTAAATAAGTCAGATTTTACATAATAGGTTGGTAGTAGGTCTTTTTGAGCTTCTTTAGATCCTTTTTTGTTAGAGTTCGTAGCACTTACTTTGTCTTTATAATACTGCGTCATATCTCGCCTTAAACGATAATCTGCGTATTCTTTTTGTGTTAGATAAATAGGTGTTTTTGTATAATAATCGCCTATTTTTTCTACAATTACATACCTGTTTAAATCTTTATCAAAAATAATTTCTTTCTCTGCCAGATAATCTAAAAATAAACCACCAGTTTGCTCTTTTTTAAAGTTATATCTTAAGTCTAGAGTGTCCTTTTTTACTGTTATGGAATCTGTATCCTTATCTGTTTGCGCATAAGAGGTGTTTGCTATGAAAGCAAAAGCAAGAAATAAAAATATTTTTTTCAAAAAATTTTTCAAAATTCTTATAAATTTTTTAAGGCTAGTTTTATTAAGTTTTCTACGGTAGCTTCCGGGTTTTCTTTTAAAATTGTTGAGATCACTTTCTCTGATTGCTTTTTATTAAACCCTAAAACTTCTAAAGCAGATAACGCTTCATCCTTATTGGTATTGCTTGTAAAAGTAGAAACTTCATCAATATTAAAGGTTTTTAAAATTTTATCCTTTAAATCTACAATAACTCTTTGTGCTGTTTTTGCACCGATTCCTTTTACAGATTGTATGAGTGGAACATTTTCTGATGCAATAGCATGTTGTATTTCTTCTGATGTCATAGATGACAACATCGTTCTTGCAATACTTGGTCCAACACCTGAAACAGAAATTAACAGTTTAAAAACTTCTCTCTCTGTTTTTGTAAAAAAACCAAAAAGGGTATGTGCATCTTCTCTTATTGATAAATGTGTGTATAAAACAACAGCTTCATCATCGGGTAAACTAGAGAAAGTATTTAGAGAAATATGTAATAAATAACCAACTCCATTGCAATCTACAACAACCTCTGTTGGGTTTTTTTCTACCAACCTTCCTCTAACTTGTGTAATCATATATTTCTTTTTCTAAGCCTCTAAAGTAAGAATTTATTTTAGGTTTGGTGTGAGCGCAATTTATATTTTATAAATCAAAGAGATTAGACTTTAAATGATAACAAATAAATGTCTAATCTCTATTTTATTTAAACTCGATTCTTACATCAAATTAATCTTATGCTAAATTATTATTAATTTTACTTCTTTTTTCTTTTTCTTGAGCATCTACGGCAGCCAACGCAGCCATGTTTACCATTTCATCTACACTAGAACCTAATTGTAAAATATGTACAGGTTTACTTAATCCTAAAATTATTGGACCAATAGATTCTGCGTGGTTTAATTGTTTCATTAACTTATAAGTAATGTTTGCAGACTCTAAATTAGGGAAAATTAAAACATTTACTTTTTTACCATTTAGTTTCGAAAACGGAAATTCTTTTGCTAACATTTCTGGATTTAAAGCAAAATCTGCTTGTAATTCTCCATCAATAATAGTGTCTGGAAAGTGTCTGTGTAAGTAAGAAACAGCTTCGGTTATCTTTTTAGAAGTTTCTGAACTTGAAGATCCAAAGTTAGAAAAAGAAACCATTGCCATGTTTGGTTTCATACCAAACATTTTTACAAAATTACCAGTCATTTGCGAAATTTTCACCAATTCTTTTGCCGTAGGGTTTATGTTAATTGTAGTATCTGCTAAAAATAACGGACCTTGTTTGGTTAACATTAAGTTGGTTGCAGCAATTTTAGTAATTCCTTTGTCTTTTTCAATTAGTTCTAAAATTGGTTTTAAAACAGTTGGGTAAGGTCTAGAATATCCTGTAATTAATGCATCTGCTTCTTCTTCATTCACCATCATTGCAGCAAAATAATTACGTTCTCGCATTAATTTTGTTGCTTCAGATAAAGTACGTCCTTTACGTCTTCTATTTTTCCAATAAATTTTTCCAAAACGCTCTCTACGTTCTGCTTCTTCATCAGTTTTTGGATCTATAATTGGCACAATTTCAGTAAAACCTATTTCTGCTTTTAAAGCTAAGATTACTTCTTTTCTTCCTAACAATATTGGGTGACCAATCTTTTCATCATGTACTCTTTGTGCAGCTTTTAAAACATCTATATGGTCTGCTTCTGCAAACACAATACGTTTTCTATTACTTTTTGCTCTATTGTGTAAAAGTCTAATCTCTTTATTTCCAGAACCAGAACGCTCCATTAATTCCTCTCTATACTTATCCCAATCTTCAATAGGTTGTAAAGCAACACCAGAATCCATTGCTGCTTTTGCAATAGCTGGTGGAATTTCATAAATTAATCTAGGGTCAAATGGTTTTGGAATAATGTATTCTCTTCCGTACGCTAAACTTACTTCATCATAAACAATGTTTACTTGTTCTGGTACCGATTTTTTAGCCAAATCTGCTAAAGCATGAACGGCTGCCATTTTCATTTCCTCATTAATTTTGGTCGCTCTAACATCTAAAGCTCCTCTAAAAATAAATGGAAATCCAAGTACATTATTCACTTGGTTAGGATGGTCAGATCTTCCCGTAGCCATTATAATATCTTTTCTTGTAGCAACTGCTAAATCGTAATCTATTTCAGCCACAGGGTTTGCCATTGCAAAAACAATTGGGTCTTTAGCCATGGTTAAAAGCATCTGTGGAGTAACTACATTTCCTTTAGATAAACCAATAAATACATCAGCATCATGCATTGCTTCATCTAGCGTGTGTAAATCTCTATCGGTTGCAAATTCGGCTTTTTGTGAAGTAAGGTTGTCTCTATCACTTCTAATAACACCTTTACTATCGCACATTACTACGTTTTCTTTCTTTACACCTAGTTTTAAATACAAAAGTGTACAAGAAATTGCAGCAGCTCCAGCGCCATTAACAACAATTTTTACTTTGCTAATATCTTTATTAGTAATGTCTATGGCGTTTTTTAAGGCGGCAGCAGAAATAATTGCTGTTCCGTGTTGGTCGTCGTGCATTACCGGAATGTCTAATTCCTCTTTTAATCGTCTTTCAATTTCAAAAGCTTCTGGTGCTTTAATATCTTCTAAGTTAATTCCACCAAAAGTAGGTGCAATTGCTTTTACAGTTTGTATAAAAAGTTCTACATCGGTAGCATCTACTTCAATATCAAAAACATCAATATCTGCAAATATTTTAAATAGTAAACCTTTTCCTTCCATTACTGGTTTAGAGGCATCCGGACCAATATCTCCCAAACCTAAAACGGCAGTTCCGTTAGATATTACAGCAACTAAATTTCCTTTAGCTGTATATTTATAAGCATTGTTTTTGTCTTTTTCAATTTCTAAACAAGGCTCTGCAACACCTGGTGAGTATGCCAAAGCTAAGTCATGTTGAGTGGCGTATTTTTTAGTAGGAACCACTTCTATTTTTCCTGGTTTTGGTTTTGCGTGATATAATAAAGCTTCGTGTCTTTTTCTAGAATCGCTCATATAATAAGTCTTTGCTTGTTTAAGCTTACAAATATATGATTTTCAGTGAAAGAGAGAATTTATTTTCAAATCTTTTGATAGGCGTTAATTTTTATAAAATTAGGTCTTTTATTTTTTTAAACACCTTTATGTTAGGGTACTATTTTTTGTTGTTTAACAAATTTTAAAGATTTAGGTCGATCATAAAGTTTATGTTTGTTCTTATCAACACAACCAAACTATGAAAAAATATACTTTTCTGCTGTTTTTCTGGGTATCAATATCTGTCTTAGCACAAGTAAAAGGAAACATTACAGATACAAATAATGCGCCTTTATCATTTGTAAGTATTTATTTGGATGAAACTGTTACAGGAACAACTTCTAATGATAATGGAGCGTATATTTTAAATGTCAATAAAAAAGGAAAACATACTGTTGTTTTTCAAATCTTGGGCTATACAACACTAAAAAAGGAAATAAATATTACGTCTTTTCCTTTTGAATTAAATGTTCAATTAGAAGAAGAAAACGTACAGTTGGCAGAAATTTCTATCTCTACAAAAGACAATCCTGCAAATAGAATTATTAGAAACACAATAGCAAATAAGGATAAAAATACTGATAAATATGCAAAGTATACTGCTAAATTTTACTCTAGAGGTTTGTATAAAATTAAAGATGCTCCAGAGAAATTTTTAGGTAAAAATTTGGGCGATTTTGGTGGAGCATTAGATTCTACAAGAAGCGGAATTATTTATCTTTCTGAAACGGTTTCGGAAATTCATTTTCAGAAAAACCCAAAAAAGTTTAAAGAAAAAATTATTGCTTCTAAAGTAAGCGGAAAAGACAATGGTATTAGTTTTAATAGGGCAGAAGATGCAAATATTAATTTTTATGATAATAGTGTCACTTTTGGTAGCGATTTAATTTCACCAATATCTACAAATGCTTTTGGTTATTATAACTTTAGGCTAGAAGGATCTTTTTATGATACAAATGGTAAACTTATCAATAAAATAAAATTGCTTCCAAAGCGTAAAAATGATCGTGTTTTTAATGGTTATTTATACATTGTAGAAGATGATTGGGCTATTTATGGCGCAGATGTTTCCGTTACCGGAGCCCAAGTAAACATACCCATTGTAGATGTTTTAAATTTAAAACAAAACTATAATTATTCAGAGGCAAATGATGCCTGGGTGCTAATTAGTCAGAGTATAGATTTTAAAGTAGATGCATTAGGTTTTAATTTTGATGGGCGCTTTTCATCAGCATATTCTGCATATAATTTTACACCAAAATATAACGAAAACACGTTTACCAATGAGGTTTTATCGTTTGAGAAACAAGCAACCGAAAAAGATACCTTGTATTGGAATACCTTAAGACCTGTACCTTTAACGGAGGAAGAAACTGTTGATTATAAATTTAAAGACAGTTTAAAAGTGGTAAGAAAATCTAAAAAATATTTAGATTCTGTAAATAAAAAACAAAACAAGTTTAATTTACTCTCTTCTGTAACAGGTTATACGTATAGGAATTCTTATGAGAAATGGGCTATTTCTTACAATGGTTTAATTAATGACTTTAACTTTAATACGGTACAAGGTTTTAATGTTTCTTTAGGAGGTAGTTACTTTAAAAAGCAAAATGATACAGGGAAATGGTGGAATGTAGGAGGAAAGGTAAATTATGGCTTTTCGGACAAACGTATAAGGCCTACTTTCTTTTTAACTAAAAATTGGAATGATATTTCTAGACCTAAGATGACAATTTCTGGAGGGATTACAACGGCTCAGTTTAATGGTAGAAATCCTTTAATGAAATTAAATAACACCGTGAGTTCTTTGATGAGGAGGTTAAATTATTTAAGAATTTACGAAAAGGAGTTTGCTAAAATTAATTATTCAGAAGAAATTGTAAATGGAATTTACCTAGCTACATCATTTGAATATGCAAATAGAAAACCACTTTTTAATACCACAGATTACTCTTTTGCAAAGCAAGATAAAAACGGAGGTTATAAGCCTAATAATCCCTCAGATGTTATTGATGTGTTTGAAGAGCATAAAATTGCTACTTTAAATGTAGGCGCTACTTTTGTATTCGGACAAAAATATTTGTCTTATCCTGATAGAAAAGAAAATATAGACAATGAAAAATATCCGTCATTGAATGTTAATTATACCAAACGCTTTGGAGCTTCTAATTCCGAATTAAATTCAGATGTATTCACAGCAAATTTAACACAAGATATCAATGCAGGAAATTATGGTGAATTTTCTTATAATGTTAGGGGTGGAGTATTTCTTAAAAAGAAAGACATAGCTTTTATGGACTTTTTACAAGCCAACGGAAACCAATTACTTTTTCCGTTAGATCGTGAGTTAAGTAGCTTTGGTTTGTTAGAATATTATAAATTTTATACGAATGATAAATATGCAGAAGCACATATTCAGCATGATTTTAAAGGAGCTATTTTAGGAAAGATTCCGTTGTTAAATAAATTAAATCTTCATTTAGTTGGTGGAGCAAAAACCTTGGTGATGGCAGATAAAAAACCGTATACAGAATACTCTATTGGTTTAGATAATATAGGTTTTGGTAAATGGCGTTTTTTAAGAGTAGATTATGTAAGATCTTTTCACGGAGGAATTAAAAATGAAGGTTTATTGCTTCGATTGAGTATGTTTTAATATTTTTGATACATGAAAATTCAAGTACTTTTTTTCGGAATAACCACAGACTTTGTAGGTTCATCAGCTTTAGAGCTTAATATAGCGGATGTTGCTACTGTTGCAGATTTTAAAAACTCTTTAAAAGAGAAATATCAGCAGTTAGAAAAGTTGAATTCTTATGCAATTGCTGTGAATGAAAGTTATGCAACTGATGATTTACTGCTAAAAGAGAATGACGTTGTTGCTATAATTCCTCCAGTTAGTGGAGGTTAAAAAAGCTCATATTAATCTTCCCGAAGGGAAGAGGCTCTCTTTTTAATGGATTTTTAGTTTCCCTCAGTGAATCTCTGTGTTTTCTCTGCGAGTCTCAGTGTAACAACTACCAATCAACAATCTATTTCTTAAAATATTTTTTATCAACATAAAAAGTACCAAAAGGAATCACAGAAGCAATTAAAACCATCCCTAAAGTTTTATTGTTCCAATTCATTTCTTTCTTGATAACAATAGCCAATACTACATATAACATAAAAAGGATTCCATGGGGCATTCCTAACATTTTTACATAAGAATCATCGTGTTGTAAATATTTTATAGGTGTAGCAATAAATAATAATAATAGATAAGAAACTCCTTCTAAAATACTTACAATTCTAAAGATATTTTTCATATTGATAATTTTTGTCAATGTAACTTTTGGAGGTATTCTCTGTTGATTATTACAACATTTTTAAAGTACAGAAAATTCCTTGTAATGACGATTCATTTATTTTTGCAAAAATACAACTTTGTTTCCCTATTTTTGCTTAACAATGGTAAGAACTTCAATAAAAATTACTTCAGAAAAATTAGATTTACAAGAGTGTTATCGTTTTGTAGAAGATGATTCTTGTGGCGGAATTTCTGCATTTATAGGAACGGTAAGAAATGATACTCAAGGAAAAGAAGTTACGCAATTAGACTTTTCTACCTATAAGCTAATGGCAATTAAAGAAATGCAAAAAATTGCAGATTTGGCTTTAGAAAAATTTGATATTAAAAAAATTGCCATTCACCATGCAGAAGGAATGTTGCAAATTGGAGAAGTTCCAGTGATTATAACTACGTCTTCTAAGCATAGAAAAGCCGCTTTTGAAGCTTGCGAATTTGCAATTGACACTTTAAA from Polaribacter sejongensis carries:
- a CDS encoding NADP-dependent malic enzyme; this encodes MSDSRKRHEALLYHAKPKPGKIEVVPTKKYATQHDLALAYSPGVAEPCLEIEKDKNNAYKYTAKGNLVAVISNGTAVLGLGDIGPDASKPVMEGKGLLFKIFADIDVFDIEVDATDVELFIQTVKAIAPTFGGINLEDIKAPEAFEIERRLKEELDIPVMHDDQHGTAIISAAALKNAIDITNKDISKVKIVVNGAGAAAISCTLLYLKLGVKKENVVMCDSKGVIRSDRDNLTSQKAEFATDRDLHTLDEAMHDADVFIGLSKGNVVTPQMLLTMAKDPIVFAMANPVAEIDYDLAVATRKDIIMATGRSDHPNQVNNVLGFPFIFRGALDVRATKINEEMKMAAVHALADLAKKSVPEQVNIVYDEVSLAYGREYIIPKPFDPRLIYEIPPAIAKAAMDSGVALQPIEDWDKYREELMERSGSGNKEIRLLHNRAKSNRKRIVFAEADHIDVLKAAQRVHDEKIGHPILLGRKEVILALKAEIGFTEIVPIIDPKTDEEAERRERFGKIYWKNRRRKGRTLSEATKLMRERNYFAAMMVNEEEADALITGYSRPYPTVLKPILELIEKDKGITKIAATNLMLTKQGPLFLADTTININPTAKELVKISQMTGNFVKMFGMKPNMAMVSFSNFGSSSSETSKKITEAVSYLHRHFPDTIIDGELQADFALNPEMLAKEFPFSKLNGKKVNVLIFPNLESANITYKLMKQLNHAESIGPIILGLSKPVHILQLGSSVDEMVNMAALAAVDAQEKEKRSKINNNLA
- a CDS encoding DUF5686 and carboxypeptidase regulatory-like domain-containing protein gives rise to the protein MKKYTFLLFFWVSISVLAQVKGNITDTNNAPLSFVSIYLDETVTGTTSNDNGAYILNVNKKGKHTVVFQILGYTTLKKEINITSFPFELNVQLEEENVQLAEISISTKDNPANRIIRNTIANKDKNTDKYAKYTAKFYSRGLYKIKDAPEKFLGKNLGDFGGALDSTRSGIIYLSETVSEIHFQKNPKKFKEKIIASKVSGKDNGISFNRAEDANINFYDNSVTFGSDLISPISTNAFGYYNFRLEGSFYDTNGKLINKIKLLPKRKNDRVFNGYLYIVEDDWAIYGADVSVTGAQVNIPIVDVLNLKQNYNYSEANDAWVLISQSIDFKVDALGFNFDGRFSSAYSAYNFTPKYNENTFTNEVLSFEKQATEKDTLYWNTLRPVPLTEEETVDYKFKDSLKVVRKSKKYLDSVNKKQNKFNLLSSVTGYTYRNSYEKWAISYNGLINDFNFNTVQGFNVSLGGSYFKKQNDTGKWWNVGGKVNYGFSDKRIRPTFFLTKNWNDISRPKMTISGGITTAQFNGRNPLMKLNNTVSSLMRRLNYLRIYEKEFAKINYSEEIVNGIYLATSFEYANRKPLFNTTDYSFAKQDKNGGYKPNNPSDVIDVFEEHKIATLNVGATFVFGQKYLSYPDRKENIDNEKYPSLNVNYTKRFGASNSELNSDVFTANLTQDINAGNYGEFSYNVRGGVFLKKKDIAFMDFLQANGNQLLFPLDRELSSFGLLEYYKFYTNDKYAEAHIQHDFKGAILGKIPLLNKLNLHLVGGAKTLVMADKKPYTEYSIGLDNIGFGKWRFLRVDYVRSFHGGIKNEGLLLRLSMF
- the moaD gene encoding molybdopterin converting factor subunit 1, translating into MKIQVLFFGITTDFVGSSALELNIADVATVADFKNSLKEKYQQLEKLNSYAIAVNESYATDDLLLKENDVVAIIPPVSGG
- a CDS encoding DUF3817 domain-containing protein, producing MKNIFRIVSILEGVSYLLLLFIATPIKYLQHDDSYVKMLGMPHGILFMLYVVLAIVIKKEMNWNNKTLGMVLIASVIPFGTFYVDKKYFKK
- a CDS encoding molybdenum cofactor biosynthesis protein MoaE; its protein translation is MVRTSIKITSEKLDLQECYRFVEDDSCGGISAFIGTVRNDTQGKEVTQLDFSTYKLMAIKEMQKIADLALEKFDIKKIAIHHAEGMLQIGEVPVIITTSSKHRKAAFEACEFAIDTLKETVPIWKKEYFSDGEVWVNAHP